The Dreissena polymorpha isolate Duluth1 chromosome 8, UMN_Dpol_1.0, whole genome shotgun sequence genome includes the window tgtaatgcatgtgcgtatattgTCGTTTCAtgtttgcctgtgcagtccgcacagtctaatcagagacgtcactttccgcctagactggatttgcTCTAAAAGGATACTCCCTTTACAAATCAATAGTAGGGAAATGCGTCCTACCTGATTAGCATGTACGGATTTAATTCTAGAATCAAACGCGTGCGACGTTTTCCGTTCTCAGAAATATAACTAATGGTCCAGTCACGGCATCAGTATTGGAAATTGTTGAGACCAGGCGGGTCGTAGACTAATTGACTCCGGGATAGTGTTAATGGTCCAGACAAATCGGCGACGACTTCCCCACATAGCGAATTCAATGTATAGTCGGATACaagctcataattaaaaaaatatgcagtttaacaaattaataaattatatacatttaaataaaatgatgcATAATTAAAGGTATACACATGTACTTTAAAACGGTTACTTGAAAAATTAAGGGACAATCTGTGTACAGTATTTTCTATAAGACACGACTTACACCGAATAGTTGTCCTTCCGACAGCGTGATAACTGCGCAGTACGGCAATGTTCTTCCTAGGGTACCATAACACATGACCTCAATCATCGAggttataatttaattttcattaatactGAGGTAACATAAGAGcctttatgaatattaatgatccCAATGGCGAACAcaaaaaatagtgaaatattgttTGTACGTCGGGATAAGTAGAGTTCCGAATACGGTCTATTAACAAACGCGCACAGGAATATTACCGCCATCTTCGTCTTCTTTCAGGGGAGATTCGCTGTTACTGCAACGAAGGCAAATGCGTCACCTCCAGCTATATGTGCAAGTCCCAGCTCGGAATGTGCTTTACCCACACGAAGGTCAAAGACGGGGTAAAATCCATCGTTTCCGGTTGCGCCGATTCGCTTCAGGAGGAGCCGCGTATGAGGACGTGCGTTGGGAGCGGCATCGTGGAAGCGGCTGGAAATGAGACCCAAGGCGACGACGGGGGACCGGAAATCGAGCTTCACGACGCTGATAAAGTCGAGAGACAGGACGCCGTTTCCGGCGACACCGACGCGCAATCTGACGCGCCGGAAGTCGGTCTCACGTGCTGTACGCTTGACATGTGCAACTATCGAGACAGTAACGAGATCACGATAACGATAGGATCTAACCCGAACGACAAAGGTTagtaataaacaatttatatatttttgttttctattacTATGTTTTGGGTTTTGAAGTTTGCGACTAAGCGACGCTGTCAATGACTTTGTAAttactaataattataaataacgtgtGCTAATGAGCTGTAATATAAGCGCTTGTAAGTATGCGGTTTCCGCCGGCAGAAGTACTTCTAAGCGTTGAACAAGACGCCGAGACGGCGGGTCGCGTGGCGGTCCTTGTATATGAGACGTTTACAATCCTTCTAAACACGAAACAAATGTCGCCAATAATAAAACATGCAAGTGTACGACGATGTACACACACGTCTAGCGTAGCAACTGGTTTTTGCTCGTAAACATGATTTATTTCTCCGCCAATTTGTCTGTGAAGTCATGTTTTAGTGCGGGTCGCTCTTGATAAAGGCAGGTTTCGAAGAGGCTGTTTTCGCGCAGCGCCAATGCGCCGACGACTGATTCTCCGCTCTTGAAGATAGTGGAACCAGTCTGCCTCTGAGGCGACACTCCACTATGTTGCGACCTTGTGAATTAGCGATCACGGCTGGTCCTTTGAAGTTGATTATAAATCTATTATAACGAACTTATCACGGGACGAGTTGATTAATGAGCAGAGAGATGTTTGAGGGATGGGAAACAATCGAACCGAGCTATTTTGATTCAAGGCGGCGTACAAATCAGAAATATTTCCAAGAAAACGTATTCGTCATGAATTCTCAGCTTATGTcgcacttttttatttatttgataacatGTTTGTCATTTATTGCGTTTGTGTAACAATACTGTTTGTTTCAATGGCGCCTATATATTGGGGGGTAAATTTCGAGATGAATTTAAAAGGAAAATGTATAAGGAACGTAATGCTTAAATTGGGACATAATTGACCAACAagattgcatgtgcttaaaatgttgtcccagataagcctgtgcggattgcacagacttatctgggatgactttTAACTCAAAATCATAAGGCTCCGTTTTCCCATGGCCAGGTTCTAATATGTGATAAGCCCCTTCTTCAAAGATtcattgagtcgtgttctgatacaactgggcataatgcatgtgcgtaaaatgtcgtctcagattagcctgtgcagtccacacaggcttataaggaacgacactttccgcttgtatgacatttttcgttaaaaattaAGTcttttctacacgaaaatccagtaaaggcggaaagtgtcgtccctgatcagactgattagcctgcgcggactgcacaggcttatctgggacgacactttacgcacatgcattatgcccagttttctcagaacacgactcatatgtattaagcccctttttcagaACAATTCATTGATCGAGAGTGAACAACCAAGCCCAAAAAGTTTGCGACAAGTCCTACCCCAGAATTCATGCTTTTTATTACGATACTTATCTACTACACTACAATATCGCATTTACTCCTGTCAGATACAGCATCGCGAGCCCCAATTTTTTGACCTCGGGCGCTAGGGTGGCGCTTCTTACATTAGGTGGCCCCGCAAATGGGCGCAGCGTTCGGCGATGTTTACCTTTTTCCGTCAGACACGAGTCGTCCCGGCGCAAACAAACCGGTAAACAAACTCGAGTCTTAATGGAGTGCTCAGGATCTGTTCCGTATTCAAGCCGACGTTAAGGCCTTTCTGttttattgtttggttcattgggAAATTAACTTTTAAAAATTTGACAACAATTAAAAAGTATTACGATTCAATAAAAATAACATCATTTGCTCACCAAAGGATATTTAACATCAAGTCTAAGACAAAGTCATTAAAGACAAGcgagtcaacaacaacaaaaaatccaTCAATAACGTTATTTGAACATCTTTAAATGTGCAAATTAAAAACCATATGTCTTGTCGTTTTATATTCACAACTTTGCTCTAAATtgagccgcgttttgagaaaactgtcttaatgcatgtgcctaaagtgtcatcccagattagcctgtgcagttcgcacaggctaatcagggacgacgctttccgctattttggtatttttagtttcatggGAGTCGCTTCTTACCGGAAATCAagttaggtggaaagtgtcctccctgcagactacacaggctaatttgggatggcactctacgcacatgcattaagcccagttttctcagaacaacgcTCAATTATATTCAAAGTCGGCGagaaattttaaattaagttcCCAACTGTTTTTTcactttcatttattttgttcaaacaTTATGCGGTAAGGATTCCCGTAAAACCAAGAGCAAAAACGGTCGGCCTTAATGTATATCCATTAAAACAGAGCGGCTCTAAGGACAGTCTCTGTTTGATTTATAAGTCTGTAACGGACGAATTTATCTTCCATACCGTCTTTGCACAATTTAGAAAGTCCTCGAGTGTTTACACACTCCATTCCCCGCTCATCATTTGGCTATAAAGTAAATTTGTGACTCAATTTTTGCTTTGACACGATGGAATGCGCAGATAAGAGCGTTTATTCGGGGATTAGCGGGTCAAGGGAACTAATTCGATGCCATTTAACTTCGCGGTGATGACGGTCGATTACTCGTGTGCGTGTCCAACAgacgagcctcgctctgggaaaaccgggcttaatgcatatgcgttaagtgtcgccccagatcagcctgtgcagtacgaACAATCCTATCCTTTGCTGTACTCTCAGAACCTTTCCATTATGTCGACATTACGTAAAACAGTATAAACACAGGCGTACAATAGTCGCAGTTTCATAGTATGACAATTAAACTTTTCACATCGAGTCACTTGAAAGTTCGCTTCACTGGTTTTAATAATAATGGTACAGTTTTCGAAATTACAGAATAAAATACATGATACAATTTTCTCCAGTAAGTTGTTTGGAATGTCAACGAAATGTCATCGGAACGATATCTTTCATATTTACTTGAATAAAGTCTGCATTTATCACTGTCTCGCGCGGTCTTTCATTAAATGACTTCTCTTTCAATAATGAGTTTTAAATGAGCTGACGGCAATCTGCGGCTACGAGATGATGGAAGATAAAGCACCGCTGTGATGGTTAGAATGGGCTGGCGCGGTGGGGAAAATGGGAAAACACAACCCGCGCTTTATCTCTACATCGGACCTATCAAGGCTTCCGCGTTAATCGGACCATCTATTAAAATTAAAGGGAATGCTGTTAGTTTTGTCGTAAAGAGTAAAACATTTGTGattgaatattaattttaaaaaagcaagTTTACCTTTGACATTGCAACTTGCATATATAATGAAGTCCAAATTTTGCAGCTGTCGGACCCGACCACTAAAATTAatgaagtatatatttgtttaagtcGTCAAAACTCCGAAATTTTCTTTGTTCATAAACAATCACCAATACGTAACCTCACATCAGTGTTCTCCCTCGTGTCCATCTGTTGATACAAGGGGTTAATGCTAAGAGCTCCATATTCTCatttgagtctcgctctgggaaaacggggtttaatgcatttgcgtaaagtgtcgccctagatttgcctgtgtagtttgcacaggctttTCAGAGAGGACACATGTCACGTTAACTTGATTGTCAACTTGATTGACAGTTAAACTTGATTTAACtgtgtgcggactacacaggctaatctgggataacactttacgaacatgcattaagcccagttttctcagaacgcaaatGATCTAAAATGTTATATGACTGTGAATTCTTAATTTGCAATCATTTTTTCATCGGGACCTGCTAATGTTGTTTGATTATAACAAAAACTGTGAAATGCAAGCTAATTGTGCGCCGTCATCGTTACTTGGTCCCGCTGCATCGGTTATGAGGTAAAAAACGAACTAGCATCCGAAGGTAACGCGTCAATTAATGTGGCGATGTCGCACGCAGATGTCGACACCACGGCGTCACTTGTTTATCAGTTGATTTAGgcaattgttttatgttttttaatcatCTTCTTTTATGAGCTTTTGACGttctgttttgtttattataaaaagtaaaaaataacataacatatatgtTTTTTCTAACTTTGGACTATTAGTATATTCATTCATTTCCAGGAGGAGGTAGCGTCTCATCGCGGCGAACGGAGACCGGAAGTAAGACACCCAAGGATCTCTGGTTCAAGGCTGCCGTGATTGCCGTCCCTATTGCCGGTGGCTTCATCCTGATCCTGCTGGTGCTTCTCGCAGTGCGCATGCTCAGAACCGACTCCCGGCAACACAAGCGGCTGATCCAAATCCGGCGGGAGCGGAGTCTCAACAAAGCGCAGCTTTACGTCGCGGATCATTTTATCGATCGAGAAAAAGAGAAACACCTGTTAGAATCGGCCCCGGATGTTCGGTGTGATAGCAACCCCCCATGTGATACTAACTCTAAACTGACCAATGGGCACGCGGTCAGTGACGGTCAAGGGAACGCTCGGACCGCCGCGGTTCATAGTCACAGCAGTGCCAAACGAGAACAAACTCATAGCCATTCCTCGCAGACGACATCGAAAAGCCATcgaagtcatcatcatcatcatagagACCATAGTCATCAACATTATAAACAATGCAGCCCGAAGTTAACAACGCATAAAGACGGGCATACGTATGAACAGATTGTGTCGCCCAGTATCGACACGAGTCCGTGCGAACAAAATTCCGGAGATATTCGGACTTCTCCGTGTTCTTCCGTGATAATGTTCGGCAAGTCTAACGAAGCCGACATGGGTGGAGTAGGGTGCTCGAAATTAGGATAGTTGTGTACATGTGGAAACTTTAAAGGTCGCAATCTAAATGgtgcatattatttgaaaaaaagattgaaaaaaagaaaacacgtGATTTGGATAGTGTCGACTGCCGTATTTATTGCTGATTGGAGGACAGAATCTTATATTCCCCAAAATAACCTTTGCACATTTCTTTGTTTCGCAAGTGGTTGTCGCCACTCTAAAAACAGTTACACTTTGAGTATGTGAACATTCGAGTCGGGCATAGTCTGGTCGTTTGAAATATTGTTCGTTTTTAAACGCGAGTTCAAACGTGTTGATACCTTCATTATGTGAACAAAAGCACATGTATACGATTGTTCTATCTTCATCGCacgatgtgttattatatgagatgcgctctgagaaaatggggtttaatgaatgtgcgtaaagtgtcgtcccagataaacctttgCAGTaatcactggctaatcagggacgacattttccgcgtgtattgtcatttttgtttaaatgaagactcttctgacaaaaatccagtttaggtggaaagtgtcgtcccggggACCACACATTacgacatgcattaaaccccctttacacagagcgcgactcatatgcATATGTCATCTTTGTGAACATTTTGTAATTATATAATTGTGATGTTGGTACTAACATATTTACTATGCAGAACTGAAGTTAAGATAGGAACGTGGACCCGTATTCAAAAACATCAGATAGAATTGTCTTTGTCAAAACtttcaatatttcattttgaaaacgGCAATGCATTATTATTCATTGTTTAtcctatgtaattttatgttCATAAACATGActtattattaaatcatcaagAAAATTCGTCACTAACACAAATGACTTGAGACTTGAACATTTTTCTTACAATAGCTAAGATGTTTTTAAATACTTGATCCAAACCTTGATATGTACTGACCACAATTTCTCATCACATACAGTCGTCAgcattatacaaatgtatgttgttgttgttcgtgCGGACGTGCGCACGGACGTCTCTGCTTTCTAGTCTTTATGCTCGTGTGTTACATACCCCGGTCCCACTCCATATACTTGCTCGAGACGGTGGAACAATGTTCGACTCATTGCTCTAATTAATAGCGTAAAAAGACATACAATAGTTGTGAAATTGCGAACTATaaatttactatttatttttaaaaaatgacagGTTTATATTTTTGTCGCTATGTGTTTCCTTCCCAAATCCTTTATTCATTGAAGAGTTGGTATtttgataaatcaattaattcgTTCCTTTGTCTAATTGTTCTTTTCCTGTTTTACTTTCATGACCTCAGCACTGGCTCTACCCTGAAAATGGACTCGAAGTTGTCTCAGTTTATATTGTATTGGCAATTATAATCAATAAATGTAGTTGTAATTATCTTAACAACGTTATCAGTCCAAATTAATAGTGTTTGGTTGTAATATTTTCAAAGAAAAGACAATCAACTCAATCAGATTATTTACCTAATTGTAGTAGTTGTTTGGGTAAATACATTTCtaattatattaatttagtaCAAAACTGTTATGGAATGCAACGCAATATGAATGCTatgcaaatgattttttttaatcactttCGAAATAAGTCAAACTTGAGCGGGTGGGGTATTTAATGATGTTTGATTCATGTCATATGCCAGGGCGTGGTACAGATTCGATAAAATCGATTTGTTGacatatgtgttttatatatgaacgttgtaaatgttatcatgtactatgttaatatatttatttctatgacaatgaataaaatgttatttcttaGTTGATTCTTCCTTGTTTGTCACGTGAAGTATTTTGGCAAATTAAATGGATCGGTTTATAGATTGACGTTTTACTATAGCACATTTCTTGTTACTACCTTTAAACATTTTTAGACGTCGTGAATTTAAAGAATCCTAAACCATTCGAATAACTAAGGTCAAGCATTCAATTTCcggtaaaattaattaaatttattgtatattatatttcaaacatcATGGTATTGTAAATAAATCGTTTTGGTtactttttcaaaaatacaaaaatttgcgaacaagtccatttaaggttaaagacgctTCTTTTCAGATATTATCATATTAAACTTTCAACAACTTTCCTAAACACCATCATCGCCCGTACCTGGCCATTAAGTGACTAATTTCGTCAAGCGCGGGGCCACTTAAAATTCCCGGCTTATCAGTAGTTTACCTATTGTTTGTCCCCGCTGAGTGCGCTTCCCACGGTCGAGGTCAGCCGATCCAAGTTCTCGAGTGTTTGAACACGCGCACAGCTTGAAACGAAGAGACTTTTGGGCAGATAAGAGACTGAACGATTTTGCGTTAGAAACTTTAAAGCCAAATATGTATATGCATTTGAAGACAGCATCCATAGCAGATATATCTTGACTGATTTCTGCCATATAAATCTGGTATCGTGGCGGTTCGG containing:
- the LOC127841395 gene encoding uncharacterized protein LOC127841395, giving the protein MAGRPRGPLGRILTLVLLGISCVYGEIRCYCNEGKCVTSSYMCKSQLGMCFTHTKVKDGVKSIVSGCADSLQEEPRMRTCVGSGIVEAAGNETQGDDGGPEIELHDADKVERQDAVSGDTDAQSDAPEVGLTCCTLDMCNYRDSNEITITIGSNPNDKGGGSVSSRRTETGSKTPKDLWFKAAVIAVPIAGGFILILLVLLAVRMLRTDSRQHKRLIQIRRERSLNKAQLYVADHFIDREKEKHLLESAPDVRCDSNPPCDTNSKLTNGHAVSDGQGNARTAAVHSHSSAKREQTHSHSSQTTSKSHRSHHHHHRDHSHQHYKQCSPKLTTHKDGHTYEQIVSPSIDTSPCEQNSGDIRTSPCSSVIMFGKSNEADMGGVGCSKLG